TTTCGTTTCCCAAAGCCGGGGAATATTTTCCGGCCGATAAAACGGCTCTTGTCGGCAACCCCGTCCGGCCGGAGTTTTTTACCAGAAACGAAATGGGGGCTAAAGAGTTCTTCAATCTGGAAAACGGAATAAAAATTGTTTTGGTGATGGGGGGTTCCCAGGGCGCCAAAAACATCAACGACAACTTTATAGACGTTCTGCCGAAAGCTTTAAAGAACTACCAGATAATCCATCAGTGCGGCAAAAACAATTACGAAGAAGTTAAAGGGAGAACGGACGTTATAATGGAAGATTCTCCGCTAAAATCACGATATCATCTTTTTGCTTCTCTTGATTTTGATTCGATGAGAATGGCCTACGGGGCGGCCGATCTGGTGGTTTCCCGCGCCGGAGCTTCTTCTGTTTTTGAAACGGCGGCTTCCGGGCTGCCGGCCATTGTCATACCTTTAAACAGTTCCGCCCAGGACCATCAGCGGGAGAATGCTTACGCTTACGCCAAAAGCGGCGCGGCGACAGTGATAGAAGAAAGAAATCTCAAGCCGCACATACTTTTATCGGAAATAGAGAGGCTGGTGTCAGACCAGCGAAAGATGAAGGAGATGGGCGAGGCGGCCAAATCGTTCGCCCGGGCCGACGCGGCGGAAAAAATCGCCCGGGAGATAATCCGGCTGGGCGTGGAACATAAATAACGCGAAACTTATAATTTTTTTTGATATATAATAAAAGGAAAAAATGAAGACAATTAAAAAAACGGTAAAATTTTTTGATAAGACGGAAGATAAAATTCGTTCAAATTTAAGCCATCATCCGATTATTTACGCCACAATCGGGGCTGTTGGGACTGTTTTACTTTGGCGCGGGGTGTGGATGATGGCGGACGCGCTGTCTTTTTGGAACAAAAATCCGTTTGACAAAAATATGCTAATAGACGGCATTGTTTCCGTCGGCGCCAGTGCTATAATCCTGCTTGGCTCCGGATTGTTTGTCTCCTTTTTTATCGGCGACAGAATAATTCTTTCCGGTCTGAACAAGGAAAAGAAACTGGCGGAGAAAACGGAGGAAGAGATAAAAAAAGAGGTGAGCATAAACATTGCCATCGCCGAAAAGATGGAAAAAATGGAACGCGATTTGGAAGAGATAAAAGA
The DNA window shown above is from Candidatus Paceibacter sp. and carries:
- the murG gene encoding undecaprenyldiphospho-muramoylpentapeptide beta-N-acetylglucosaminyltransferase, translating into MKVFLTGGGTGGHFYPLIAVARALNQVADQEKIAKMDLVFMAESPYDKNELLQNGIRFKKIYSGKIRRYFSFLNIIDVLKLAPGTAKAVFEMYFDFPDVVFSKGGYESFPVVLAAKILGVPVIIHESDAIPGKANLWAGKFARRVAISFPKAGEYFPADKTALVGNPVRPEFFTRNEMGAKEFFNLENGIKIVLVMGGSQGAKNINDNFIDVLPKALKNYQIIHQCGKNNYEEVKGRTDVIMEDSPLKSRYHLFASLDFDSMRMAYGAADLVVSRAGASSVFETAASGLPAIVIPLNSSAQDHQRENAYAYAKSGAATVIEERNLKPHILLSEIERLVSDQRKMKEMGEAAKSFARADAAEKIAREIIRLGVEHK